The following coding sequences lie in one Amycolatopsis cihanbeyliensis genomic window:
- a CDS encoding YdeI/OmpD-associated family protein: MNPAHTFASVAEFESWLEANHRTTDEIWVALPKIGTEVPSVTRGQALDVALCFGWIDGKATSRTTPEGWWAQRFTPRGARSTWSKINRVKVERLIREGRMRQAGLDQIELARSDGRWAAAYDSPSRAQVPAELRAALDANPAADSAFAELGAGARYRLLHSLQTVKKPETRARKIAGYVERLAAGQSPHPKEK, translated from the coding sequence ATGAATCCCGCTCACACGTTCGCGTCGGTCGCGGAGTTCGAGTCCTGGCTGGAAGCCAACCACCGGACCACGGACGAGATCTGGGTGGCGTTGCCCAAGATAGGTACCGAGGTGCCGTCGGTTACCAGGGGACAGGCCCTGGACGTGGCGCTGTGCTTCGGCTGGATCGACGGCAAGGCGACCTCGCGGACAACGCCGGAAGGCTGGTGGGCGCAGCGTTTCACCCCGCGCGGGGCCCGCAGCACCTGGTCGAAGATCAACAGGGTCAAGGTGGAAAGGCTGATCCGCGAGGGCCGGATGCGGCAGGCCGGGCTCGACCAGATCGAGCTGGCCAGGTCCGACGGCCGGTGGGCGGCCGCCTACGACTCGCCGAGCAGGGCACAGGTTCCCGCCGAACTGCGGGCGGCGCTGGACGCGAACCCCGCGGCCGACTCGGCCTTCGCCGAGCTCGGCGCCGGAGCCAGGTACCGGCTGTTGCACAGCCTGCAGACCGTGAAGAAACCGGAGACGCGGGCGCGCAAGATCGCCGGCTACGTCGAACGGCTCGCGGCCGGACAGTCGCCTCACCCCAAGGAGAAGTGA
- a CDS encoding anthranilate synthase family protein, which yields MTTPAWLGRILDPRTPPFALLHRPVAAGAHRVDLIFGETGEVDRVADIPVPAEGGQNRHEVLALLPFRQIAERGFVAPEDDAGLLTMAVTDQAVLPLSEVLDQLPDGPIELTEGGFDLADEEYAELVRRVVTEEIGQGAGANFVLKRSFSAEITNWSARTALSFFRRLLGRASGAYWTFVIHTGTRTFVGASPERHVSLTGGTAVMNPISGTYRYPAGGPELGGLLEFLADTKEAGELYMVLDEELKMMGRVCDLGARATGPYLKQLARIAHTEYLIEGHSSLDARDILRETMFAPTVTGGPLESACRVISRFEPEGRQYYAGVVALFGRDESGRQALDSAILIRTADVDATGRMRIPVGATLVRDSDPPSEAAETRAKAAGLLEALRGDGAGAPAPVPDLGAHPDVRGALAERNVPLADFWLADPRQRARQRSALAGRSVLVIDNEDMFTSMIKHVLVALGGEVVVRRFDEDFALTGYDLVIVGPGPGDPSAHSDVKISRIRSRVRELLANGTPFLAVCLGHQVLSALLGLELVRKPVPNQGVQRKVDLFGQAELVGFYNTFTAVSATDRIPCAGRAGVVEIFSQESSGEVHALRGPGFVSVQFHPESVLTRNGVEVLGEVLGGLLDVKGALAA from the coding sequence ATGACGACCCCGGCATGGCTGGGTCGGATCCTCGACCCGCGGACCCCGCCGTTCGCCCTGCTGCACCGACCCGTCGCCGCCGGAGCGCACCGGGTGGACCTGATCTTCGGGGAGACAGGCGAGGTCGACCGGGTCGCCGACATCCCGGTACCGGCCGAAGGGGGCCAGAACCGGCACGAGGTACTGGCCCTGCTGCCGTTCCGGCAGATCGCCGAGCGCGGGTTCGTGGCACCGGAGGACGACGCCGGGCTGCTCACGATGGCGGTGACCGACCAGGCCGTGCTGCCGCTGTCCGAGGTACTCGATCAGCTTCCGGACGGGCCGATCGAGCTGACCGAAGGCGGATTCGACCTGGCCGACGAGGAGTACGCCGAGCTCGTGCGGAGGGTGGTCACCGAGGAGATCGGCCAGGGCGCGGGGGCGAACTTCGTCCTCAAGCGCTCCTTCTCGGCCGAGATCACCAACTGGTCGGCCCGCACCGCGCTGTCCTTCTTCCGCCGCCTGCTCGGCAGGGCTTCCGGGGCCTACTGGACCTTCGTGATACACACCGGCACCCGCACCTTCGTCGGCGCCTCACCCGAGCGGCACGTCAGCCTCACCGGCGGCACCGCGGTGATGAACCCGATCAGCGGTACCTACCGCTACCCGGCCGGGGGTCCCGAACTCGGCGGGCTGCTCGAGTTCCTCGCGGACACCAAGGAGGCAGGCGAGCTGTACATGGTGCTCGACGAGGAACTGAAGATGATGGGCAGGGTCTGCGACCTCGGCGCCCGCGCCACCGGCCCGTACCTCAAGCAACTCGCCCGGATCGCGCACACCGAGTACCTGATCGAGGGGCACAGCTCGCTGGACGCGCGGGACATCCTGCGGGAGACCATGTTCGCGCCCACGGTCACCGGCGGCCCGCTGGAAAGCGCCTGCCGGGTGATCAGCAGGTTCGAGCCGGAGGGCAGGCAGTACTACGCCGGGGTGGTGGCCCTGTTCGGGCGGGACGAGTCGGGCCGCCAGGCCCTGGACTCCGCGATCCTCATCCGCACCGCGGACGTCGATGCCACCGGTCGGATGCGCATCCCGGTCGGCGCCACCCTGGTTCGCGACTCCGATCCGCCTTCCGAGGCGGCGGAGACCAGGGCGAAGGCGGCGGGCCTGCTGGAGGCGCTACGCGGGGACGGCGCGGGGGCACCCGCCCCGGTGCCCGATCTCGGCGCGCACCCCGATGTGCGCGGGGCACTGGCCGAGCGCAACGTCCCACTCGCCGACTTCTGGCTTGCGGACCCGCGGCAGCGGGCGCGGCAGCGGTCCGCGCTCGCCGGCCGCAGCGTGCTGGTGATCGACAACGAGGACATGTTCACTTCGATGATCAAGCATGTGCTGGTCGCGCTGGGGGGTGAGGTCGTGGTCCGCCGGTTCGACGAGGACTTCGCGCTCACCGGGTACGACCTCGTCATCGTGGGGCCCGGCCCCGGCGATCCGAGCGCGCACTCCGACGTCAAGATCTCCCGAATACGGTCCCGCGTCCGGGAACTGCTCGCGAACGGCACCCCGTTCCTCGCCGTCTGCCTCGGGCACCAGGTGCTCAGCGCGTTGCTCGGGCTGGAGCTCGTCCGCAAGCCCGTCCCCAACCAGGGGGTGCAGCGCAAGGTCGACCTGTTCGGCCAGGCCGAGCTGGTGGGCTTCTACAACACCTTCACCGCGGTCAGCGCCACCGACCGGATCCCGTGCGCCGGTCGTGCGGGCGTGGTCGAGATATTCAGCCAGGAATCCAGCGGCGAGGTGCATGCTCTACGCGGACCCGGTTTCGTCTCGGTGCAGTTCCATCCCGAGTCCGTGCTGACGCGCAACGGCGTGGAGGTCCTCGGCGAGGTCCTCGGCGGCCTCCTGGACGTGAAGGGAGCTCTGGCGGCTTGA